The proteins below are encoded in one region of Aquisphaera giovannonii:
- a CDS encoding choice-of-anchor R domain-containing protein has protein sequence MTDIQRSARHGLVVLVVLGGWALRMGPQAAHAGVVVSTLGLPNDDTFPGEQVGAAIQIGSTPIDIESVVYSQARFSGPAPGETFAIFSRNADGTVGSSLFDAFALTYDSAGGNTTATATSPFTLQANTSYWLMMVETPGTFGDWDNSLSFTYTNNFDVTIPDSNASVSLVPGEGYLYANANEGLQLFQLNGSPAIAVVAEPSALALATTGGTLVLGAFWHRRGREK, from the coding sequence ATGACAGACATCCAACGATCCGCCCGGCATGGCCTTGTGGTGCTCGTGGTGCTCGGTGGCTGGGCGCTGAGGATGGGCCCTCAGGCGGCTCACGCGGGCGTCGTGGTGAGCACACTCGGCCTGCCCAACGACGACACGTTTCCGGGGGAGCAGGTCGGCGCCGCCATTCAGATTGGTTCTACCCCTATCGATATTGAGAGCGTCGTATATAGCCAGGCGAGGTTCAGTGGCCCCGCCCCGGGGGAGACATTCGCCATCTTCAGTCGGAATGCCGACGGCACGGTAGGAAGCTCCCTCTTCGACGCGTTCGCGTTGACCTACGACAGCGCCGGCGGCAACACCACGGCCACCGCCACGTCTCCGTTCACCCTCCAGGCGAACACCTCGTACTGGCTGATGATGGTCGAGACCCCGGGGACGTTCGGCGACTGGGACAACTCGCTCTCGTTTACTTATACGAACAACTTCGATGTGACCATCCCCGATTCCAACGCCAGCGTCAGCCTGGTTCCGGGAGAGGGATATCTCTACGCAAATGCAAACGAGGGGCTTCAATTGTTCCAATTGAACGGGAGCCCCGCGATCGCGGTCGTCGCCGAACCCTCGGCACTCGCCCTGGCCACGACGGGTGGTACGCTCGTCCTGGGCGCATTCTGGCACCGCCGCGGAAGGGAGAAATGA
- a CDS encoding type II toxin-antitoxin system VapC family toxin, with translation MRMILDTHTLLWFALNDPRLSGTAMALILDTAHEKLVSPASHRETAIKISVGKYALARPFEAFFRAAIDDDGFRHLPIEPRHTAAPATLPYHHRDPSDRLLVAQAMVEQAPILSADAALDAYPVRRIW, from the coding sequence ATGAGGATGATCCTCGACACCCACACGCTGCTCTGGTTTGCCCTGAACGATCCGCGGCTGAGCGGGACCGCCATGGCGCTCATCCTGGACACGGCACACGAGAAGCTCGTCAGCCCGGCCAGCCACCGGGAGACCGCCATCAAGATCAGCGTGGGCAAGTACGCCCTGGCCCGACCCTTCGAAGCCTTCTTCCGCGCCGCCATCGACGACGACGGCTTCCGGCACCTCCCCATCGAACCTCGGCACACGGCGGCGCCGGCCACCCTGCCCTACCACCACCGCGACCCGTCCGATCGCCTCCTCGTCGCGCAGGCGATGGTCGAGCAGGCCCCGATCCTCAGCGCCGATGCCGCCCTCGACGCGTACCCCGTCCGCCGGATCTGGTGA
- a CDS encoding type II toxin-antitoxin system Phd/YefM family antitoxin: MRTAPLPLMDGARLEPASRCRVECDEPNRHEERRPATSTITIQDAQAILPELVRRLAPGEGVIITEGDRPIARMISVPTEDAPRPVPGRCRGMLVILAEDDEHLEDFAEYMP, encoded by the coding sequence ATGAGGACGGCCCCACTGCCCCTGATGGACGGGGCGAGGCTCGAACCGGCGTCGCGATGTCGTGTAGAATGCGACGAACCCAACCGGCACGAAGAGAGGAGACCGGCCACGTCGACGATCACCATCCAGGACGCCCAGGCGATCCTGCCCGAGCTCGTCCGACGCCTGGCTCCCGGAGAGGGCGTCATCATCACGGAGGGCGACCGGCCCATCGCCCGGATGATCTCTGTCCCGACGGAGGATGCGCCGAGGCCCGTCCCGGGACGCTGCCGGGGGATGCTCGTCATCCTCGCCGAGGATGACGAGCACCTGGAGGATTTCGCCGAATACATGCCATGA